Proteins encoded by one window of Vampirovibrionales bacterium:
- a CDS encoding VOC family protein, giving the protein MTHPAPPAQNSLTPHLVVDNAREAIDFYKRALRAQEMYVLTTPDGRGIMHAQLQIGESHLFLCDAMGENCSSPRKLGGSPITLHLSVDDADAWYQTAVAAGCEVMMPIQDAFWGDRYGQVKDPYGHQWAFATQQRNLSPEEIQRAAQACCAGGV; this is encoded by the coding sequence ATGACGCATCCAGCGCCGCCGGCTCAAAATAGCCTCACCCCGCATCTGGTGGTCGACAACGCCCGCGAGGCCATCGATTTCTACAAACGCGCCCTCCGCGCCCAGGAAATGTACGTCCTGACCACGCCCGACGGGCGCGGCATCATGCACGCGCAACTCCAGATCGGCGAGTCGCACCTCTTTCTGTGCGATGCGATGGGCGAAAACTGCTCTTCCCCGCGAAAGCTGGGCGGCAGCCCCATCACCCTTCACCTGTCGGTGGATGACGCCGACGCGTGGTATCAAACCGCCGTCGCGGCAGGTTGTGAAGTCATGATGCCCATTCAAGACGCCTTCTGGGGCGATCGTTACGGACAGGTCAAAGACCCGTATGGGCATCAGTGGGCGTTTGCGACCCAGCAGCGCAACTTGAGCCCGGAAGAAATCCAGCGCGCGGCCCAAGCCTGCTGCGCGGGCGGCGTCTAA
- a CDS encoding response regulator transcription factor produces MTSENASQGRILRVLIVDDQKLVRSALRTTITRLGGPDLRVAGEAEEGREAIALSARLTPDIILMDVGMPILDGIRATETIRRQRPEVKIIMLTSHEADEDILDAFRAGANAYCLKDASPETLITVIRRTAAGESFVDPKIAGILIRKSVSQTETPDLSASRDKPCQGDSDVCTSDMLTERELDVLRLIAAGKNNADIAETLVVSPNTVKTHLKNLYQKLDVDDRTSAALKALRDRII; encoded by the coding sequence ATGACCAGCGAAAACGCCTCGCAAGGCCGCATCCTGCGCGTGTTGATTGTCGACGACCAGAAGCTCGTGCGCTCAGCCCTGCGCACGACTATCACCCGGCTGGGCGGCCCCGATCTGCGCGTGGCAGGCGAGGCCGAGGAAGGCCGCGAAGCCATCGCCCTATCAGCGCGCCTGACACCGGATATCATTCTGATGGACGTCGGCATGCCCATTCTTGACGGGATTCGCGCCACAGAGACCATCCGACGCCAGCGCCCCGAGGTTAAAATCATTATGCTCACCAGCCATGAGGCGGATGAGGATATTCTGGACGCCTTCCGCGCCGGCGCTAACGCCTATTGCCTCAAGGACGCCTCGCCGGAAACCCTGATCACCGTCATCCGCCGCACCGCCGCAGGCGAAAGCTTCGTCGATCCCAAGATTGCAGGCATCCTGATCCGAAAAAGCGTTTCCCAGACAGAAACGCCCGATTTGAGCGCTTCGAGGGACAAGCCTTGTCAAGGCGATTCTGACGTCTGTACGTCAGATATGCTGACTGAGCGTGAGTTAGATGTCCTGCGGCTGATCGCGGCGGGCAAAAACAACGCCGATATCGCGGAAACGCTTGTCGTCAGCCCTAATACGGTCAAAACCCATCTCAAGAACCTTTACCAGAAGCTCGATGTGGACGATCGTACCAGCGCCGCGCTCAAAGCGCTGCGCGATCGCATTATTTGA
- a CDS encoding HAMP domain-containing histidine kinase: MRLPPLPRERRLRDDINAPTPLDTLTTRFLMLFVIVLAIPLLSIIIFTVNLLSSQVDQTTLREALRNDGALQRAFQTAFQKSESSQPEASAEESSRANRRTIIIDLAKRRASGLTPTPMPLDAAIQELPGLTLTQDPSQRGDAVTFSGVWDNHLTLFRFSPCQTPCLQRVGLAEPVTEAFLADLYRADPLLGGGVWILQEPFDADEPQWLSRSDAQTTLLSRSEQHSLLRALPEEPTPHAPLIMAGEQKVRVVQRFAFDASNQKIARIIAFLPTRAFENAMGSYYLGMYLIVVSGLLFSITVAILAARRITLPVLSLVRQVTTLNRASDLDRRIEVRGVHEINTLAKAFNRLLERLRDEHRMKDEFVATLTHDLKVPLLAEKQTLHYLQQGAYGDLSAEQAEALTTLASASDANLQLVNSILNVYRYESSQARLRFETVDLPALAQEAVAELASLAQSRQLDLRIVREAGDLNVWADRHELRRALTNLIGNAIANTPRHGWIEFEIIDAESFGELIGPDPRYRDATLTNALTTHGCVLARVRDCGVGFPVEDLPRLFTPFIANRGRTPISMGLGLYNCHQVVTAHGGALWVETTEGEGSSVNLLLPRRTPENDAPPPTEETAS; the protein is encoded by the coding sequence ATGCGTTTACCGCCGCTGCCCCGTGAACGTCGCCTGCGCGACGACATAAACGCCCCGACGCCGCTGGACACGCTGACCACGCGCTTCCTGATGCTGTTTGTCATCGTGCTGGCGATTCCACTGCTCTCAATCATCATTTTCACAGTGAACCTGTTGAGCAGTCAGGTCGATCAAACGACCCTGCGCGAGGCCCTGCGCAACGACGGCGCACTCCAGAGAGCGTTTCAAACAGCCTTTCAAAAGTCCGAATCCTCTCAGCCTGAGGCGTCTGCCGAGGAGTCTTCCCGCGCCAATAGGCGTACCATCATCATTGATCTGGCCAAACGCCGCGCATCAGGCCTGACGCCCACGCCTATGCCGCTGGATGCCGCCATTCAGGAGCTGCCAGGGCTGACGCTGACGCAAGATCCCAGCCAACGGGGAGACGCCGTAACGTTTTCCGGCGTTTGGGACAATCACCTCACGCTATTTCGGTTTTCGCCGTGTCAAACGCCGTGTTTACAGCGCGTAGGACTCGCTGAACCGGTGACGGAAGCCTTTCTGGCAGACCTCTACCGCGCCGACCCTTTACTGGGCGGCGGCGTGTGGATTCTACAGGAGCCTTTCGACGCCGACGAGCCTCAATGGCTCTCCCGCAGCGATGCGCAAACGACCCTATTATCGCGATCCGAGCAGCACTCCCTGCTCAGAGCTTTGCCGGAAGAGCCCACGCCCCACGCCCCATTGATAATGGCCGGTGAGCAAAAAGTTCGCGTCGTCCAGCGTTTCGCCTTCGACGCCTCTAACCAGAAAATCGCTCGTATCATCGCGTTTCTGCCGACCCGAGCCTTTGAAAACGCCATGGGCAGCTACTATCTGGGCATGTATCTCATTGTCGTCTCCGGCCTCCTCTTTTCCATCACCGTCGCGATTCTCGCCGCCCGGCGCATCACGCTGCCCGTGCTATCGCTGGTGCGTCAGGTTACGACGCTCAATCGGGCCAGCGACCTCGACCGACGCATTGAGGTGCGGGGCGTTCACGAGATTAACACGCTGGCCAAAGCGTTCAATCGCCTGCTGGAGCGCCTGCGCGACGAGCATCGGATGAAGGACGAGTTCGTCGCCACCCTGACACACGACCTCAAAGTCCCGCTACTCGCCGAAAAGCAGACCTTGCACTATTTACAGCAAGGCGCCTATGGCGATCTAAGCGCCGAACAAGCCGAAGCGCTTACGACACTGGCCAGCGCCAGCGATGCGAATCTGCAACTGGTTAACAGCATCCTCAACGTGTATCGCTATGAATCGTCTCAAGCGCGCCTGCGCTTTGAGACCGTGGATCTCCCGGCGCTGGCGCAAGAGGCGGTGGCCGAGCTGGCGTCGCTGGCCCAGTCGCGGCAACTGGATCTTCGGATCGTGCGTGAGGCCGGAGATCTCAACGTCTGGGCCGATCGCCATGAGCTGCGCCGAGCCCTCACCAATCTGATTGGCAATGCGATTGCCAATACGCCGCGCCATGGCTGGATCGAATTCGAAATCATCGATGCAGAAAGCTTCGGCGAGCTGATTGGTCCAGATCCCCGCTATCGCGACGCGACGTTGACGAACGCGCTGACGACGCACGGTTGCGTGCTGGCCCGCGTACGCGACTGCGGCGTGGGATTCCCTGTCGAGGATCTGCCCCGACTGTTTACGCCCTTTATCGCCAATCGTGGGCGCACGCCCATTAGCATGGGACTGGGCTTATACAACTGTCATCAGGTAGTGACGGCGCATGGGGGCGCGTTATGGGTAGAAACAACCGAAGGCGAAGGATCATCGGTGAATTTGCTGTTGCCTCGCCGCACGCCTGAAAACGACGCGCCGCCGCCCACCGAGGAAACCGCTTCATGA
- a CDS encoding ribulose-phosphate 3-epimerase codes for MTRSPALVLSPGQRRIAPSILSADFARLADALAALEAAGADWIHLDVMDGRFVPNLTLGPPIIERLRSVSRLPFDVHLMIERPELSLKAYRDAGADIITVHAEACRHLHRTLESIRELGALAGVSLNPATPLSAVEEVIDSIDLALVMSVNPGFGGQRFIPGSVSKIARLKTMIGARPVFLEVDGGISPKNAHDVLQAGANVLVAGSAVFGASDMAQAIAALRAG; via the coding sequence ATGACGCGCTCGCCCGCCCTTGTACTATCGCCCGGCCAGCGGCGAATCGCCCCGTCGATTCTCTCGGCGGATTTCGCTCGCCTTGCCGACGCTCTGGCCGCCCTGGAGGCCGCCGGCGCCGACTGGATCCATCTGGACGTAATGGATGGGCGCTTTGTGCCGAACCTCACGCTGGGCCCGCCGATTATTGAGCGCCTGCGCAGCGTCAGCCGCCTGCCGTTTGACGTCCACCTGATGATCGAACGACCCGAGCTATCGCTCAAGGCCTATCGTGACGCGGGCGCGGATATTATCACCGTGCATGCCGAGGCCTGTCGACATCTGCACCGCACGCTGGAGAGTATTCGCGAACTGGGCGCGCTCGCTGGCGTATCACTGAATCCCGCAACGCCGCTCAGCGCGGTGGAAGAAGTGATCGACTCCATAGATTTGGCGCTGGTGATGTCGGTTAATCCGGGCTTCGGGGGCCAGCGCTTCATTCCGGGCAGCGTGAGCAAAATCGCCCGCCTCAAAACCATGATCGGCGCCCGTCCCGTTTTCCTCGAAGTGGATGGCGGCATTTCGCCCAAAAACGCGCATGATGTCCTGCAGGCAGGCGCCAACGTGTTGGTGGCTGGCTCGGCGGTTTTTGGCGCCAGCGATATGGCGCAAGCCATCGCCGCGCTGCGCGCCGGATAG
- a CDS encoding CDGSH iron-sulfur domain-containing protein gives MESEKTTLKLLPNGPILVSGGFELLGADGAPVALDKPTVALCRCGASARNPFCDGAHARVGFKG, from the coding sequence ATGGAAAGCGAAAAAACCACTCTGAAACTGCTGCCGAATGGCCCGATTCTGGTCTCGGGCGGTTTTGAGCTGCTGGGGGCCGATGGCGCGCCGGTTGCGCTCGACAAGCCGACGGTTGCGCTGTGTCGCTGCGGGGCCTCCGCCAGGAATCCTTTTTGCGATGGAGCTCATGCTCGCGTCGGATTTAAAGGGTAG
- a CDS encoding DoxX family protein produces MIPSVLTRYYAPATHPDAASWGLLAVRLTMGAAFALHGVGKIADPMGWMGPDAAVPGVFQALAAVAEFGGGIALMLGLLTPLAAFGILCTMTVALGMVHFPAHHAFVGATPGEPAFELPLIYWALALLLMLVGPGRYALDAFLFRPRSASF; encoded by the coding sequence ATGATTCCCTCTGTTCTCACGCGGTATTACGCTCCGGCGACGCATCCCGATGCCGCGTCCTGGGGCTTGCTGGCCGTGCGATTGACGATGGGCGCCGCCTTTGCGCTGCATGGCGTCGGTAAAATCGCTGACCCCATGGGCTGGATGGGCCCGGATGCCGCAGTGCCCGGAGTTTTTCAGGCCTTGGCGGCCGTTGCCGAGTTCGGCGGCGGCATTGCGTTGATGCTGGGCTTGTTGACGCCGCTGGCGGCCTTCGGCATCCTGTGCACGATGACGGTTGCGCTTGGGATGGTCCATTTCCCTGCGCATCATGCATTTGTCGGCGCCACGCCGGGGGAGCCTGCTTTTGAGCTGCCGCTCATCTACTGGGCTCTTGCCCTGCTGTTAATGCTGGTCGGTCCCGGGCGGTATGCGCTGGATGCCTTTTTATTTCGGCCGCGCTCTGCGTCTTTTTAA